The proteins below are encoded in one region of Aspergillus nidulans FGSC A4 chromosome III:
- a CDS encoding FG-nucleoporin nup42 (transcript_id=CADANIAT00005841) encodes MVVCTYFQQGRCKFGDRCKNEHPRSQQTFTGGNRFGALSAGGGFNSRGFSGQNQQSKQEPANYGITTADIKADLTAGEGRPIWVFSCYGPGKNAPRQLFGGPQREQSFEELRLRHYEAAAAGNPGPAIQEAENMYNEAVNQMEVVLRNLNAALKYVVDGANEHPNRIDIIKGDTGSGVGQTSAFGQSSTPAFQGSGFTQQAPSRPAFGQPSFGQPSLGQPSGFGQPSFGQPSGFGQPSALGASSGFGKPAFGQPSQPSFGKPSLGQSGFGQPSTLGGSGFGQASDTASPFSQISATPASGFGNASPFAQAGSGFANSSTAPATTGGFGVPSQPNNPFSQPSAPFGQPVQPTNPSPFGTTTQQPAAAPSSAFGQPAGGSIQISQPASSGPVGAGPPPFIRIENPNELAPIPPLSGPTTHNPMTKKLQTWKGQPVQYIDDVPCYLHPQDRKTYVRIFFPDGPPDAASLRDAQAEPDQYTPEVTEQYEFFIKNGYFKDGLIPRVPPKTEWVSFDF; translated from the exons ATGGTTGTCTGCACATATTTCCAACAAGGCCGATGCAAATTCGGAG ACCGTTGCAAGAATGAGCACCCTCGCTCACAACAGACATTCACTGGGGGCAACCGGTTTGGCGCGCTATCAGCAGGCGGCGGCTTCAACA GTCGTGGCTTTTCAGGGCAAAATCAGCAATCAAAACAAGAGCCAGCAAA CTACGGCATAACCACGGCCGATATCAAGGCCGATTTGACTGCTGGCGAGGGAAGACCAATTTGGGTCTTCTCGTGTTATGGACCTGGAAAAAATGCTCCAAGACAACTGTTTGGAGGCCCGCAAAGAGAACAGAGCTTTGAAGAGCTCCGATTGCGGCACTacgaagctgcagcagcagggaaCCCAGGCCCAGCAATACAAGAGGCTGAAAATATGTATAATGAGGCCGTGAACCAGATGGAAGTTGTCTTGAGGAACCTGAACGCAGCCTTGAAATATGTGGTCGACGGAGCCAACGAACATCCGAATAggatcgatatcatcaagggCGACACAGGCTCCGGCGTGGGGCAGACATCAGCATTTGGACAATCTTCAACACCTGCATTTCAGGGCTCCGGTTTCACTCAACAAGCACCCAGTCGGCCCGCGTTCGGCCAGCCATCCTTTGGTCAGCCGTCTCTAGGACAGCCTTCTGGTTTCGGCCAACCGTCTTTCGGACAGCCTTCTGGCTTCGGGCAACCAAGCGCTCTAGGTGCATCGTCTGGGTTTGGTAAGCCGGCATTTGGTCAGCCCAGCCAACCCAGCTTTGGCAAGCCGAGCCTGGGCCAATCCGGTTTCGGTCAGCCATCGACGTTGGGAGGCTCTGGATTTGGCCAAGCCTCTGATACTGCATCACCGTTCTCCCAGATCTCGGCTACACCTGCCAGCGGCTTCGGCAATGCCTCCCCATTTGCACAAGCAGGTTCTGGCTTCGCCAATTCATCAACTGCCCCAGCGACGACAGGTGGCTTTGGCGTGCCTTCACAGCCAAATAATCCCTTCAGTCAGCCCTCGGCACCATTTGGCCAACCTGTCCAACCGACAAATCCCTCCCCGTTCGGTACAACAACCCAGCAGCCAGCGGCGGCACCATCATCAGCCTTCGGACAGCCCGCTGGTGGTTCAATCCAAATCTCTCAGCCTGCGTCCTCCGGGCCGGTAGGCGCTGGTCCACCTCCGTTTATAAGAATTGAGAACCCCAACGAACTCGCCCCTATTCCGCCTTTGAGCGGTCCAACAACACACAACCCTATGACGAAGAAGCTACAAACATGGAAGGGGCAGCCTGTGCAGtatatcgacgatgtgcCTTGCTACTTGCATCCGCAAGACCGCAAGACGTATGTTCGGATTTTCTTCCCTGATGGTCCCCCGGACGCTGCCAGTCTACGAGATGCACAGGCCGAACCGGATCAGTATACCCCAGAGGTTACGGAGCAGTATGAATtcttcatcaagaacggGTATTTCAAGGATGGGCTTATCCCAAGAGTACCTCCTAAGACGGAATGGGTTAGTTTTGACTTCTAG
- the S10a gene encoding 40S ribosomal protein uS10 (transcript_id=CADANIAT00005842): MSYKQEKDFGEGPKVHKIRITLTSRKVASLESVCAALIERARSKSLQVKGPVRLPTKTLHISTRKTPNGEGSKTWDKYEMRIHKRLIDLLAPTETVKQIIINIEAGVEVEVTIAA; encoded by the exons ATGTCTTacaagcaggagaaggactTCGGCGAGGGCCCT AAGGTCCACAAAATCCGTATCACCCTCACCTCCCGCAAGGTTGCCTCTCTCGAGTCTGTGTGCGCTGCTCTGATCGAGCGTGCCCGCTCCAAGTCCCTTCAGGTCAAGGGCCCCGTCCGTCTTCCCACCAAGACCCTGCACATCTCCACCCGTAAGACCCCCAACGGTGAGGGTTCCAAGACCTGGGACAAGTATGAGATGCGCATCCACAAGCGTCTCATCGA CCTCCTCGCTCCCACTGAGACCGTTAAgcagatcatcatcaacatcgaggctggtgttgaggttgaggttaCCATTGCCGCCTAA
- a CDS encoding ASCC2 family CUE domain-containing protein (transcript_id=CADANIAT00005843) codes for MATLPPLAPLPPPEVQRSIHLGEWELYLDAWILLLEARLETSESEFKASALNDESAVPFLTSFYHQLAASGGHAFQSGEKSRTLRKLTFLLTRRLVLEITPPPSELLEWTYLSEMGCCYPSSSALKELLSDAWNKHENVITSSLEKGKAQIIVQLSSTNSDSISRAVSNIRLLTILVSSLPDCGHVLMAGSDFLDILAETYQTHESEDIRKSLVANVYVGLTSLLKGARPNLTLLLDQLFGLKASIGVGTPKVKREPTLLSDVICSSDFLSRLERFLVMQPQKRGQDLVLSLRAYQTDSKPFHHRYQKPKKRVNKGKGRASDFPVPDEVHAHRMSLVSQIQDLFPDLGSGYVVRLLDHYGDNPETIIAHLLDASLPPELQDLDKSEQLPPVPATQRDPLPPKPTPASFSPPEPRRNVFDKDVDLAELARSADNKTIHFGRANPSQTADDILADRGNHAANKAAILSALAAFDSDDDERDDTYDVADVGGTVDATDDGTAEDRKSSSTDEFDLTLLRAYKSTPSLFARDSATRRSQPRNALKRESGLTDEAIEGWAVMLNRDPKRLAMLESKLALSAGGDGGGLSQPEIPSTSYRRPKGDADSESATEGETPTSQRPGWNGSARGRGRGRGGPRGRGRGGGSGGGPSGDQNSAASRQRKEENKASRANHNRRQQRAKKVARAGGMVG; via the coding sequence ATGGCGACGTTACCGCCTTTAGCTCCACTTCCTCCGCCAGAGGTGCAGAGGTCCATACACTTGGGAGAATGGGAGCTCTACCTAGATGCATGGATCCTGTTGCTTGAAGCTCGTTTAGAGACTTCGGAGTCTGAGTTCAAGGCATCGGCGCTGAATGATGAATCTGCTGTACCTTTCTTGACATCATTCTACCACCAGCTCGCCGCATCTGGAGGCCATGCTTTTCAATCTGGAGAAAAGAGTCGAACATTAAGAAAACTCACCTTTCTCTTAACGAGGAGACTCGTTCTGGAGATCACTCCACCACCGTCGGAGCTTTTGGAATGGACTTACCTCAGTGAAATGGGGTGCTGCTATCCCTCAAGCTCGGCGCTGAAAGAGCTTCTGTCTGATGCCTGGAATAAGCATGAGAATGTGATCACGTCGAGTcttgagaagggaaaagccCAGATCATCGTACAACTATCCTCCACGAACTCCGATAGCATCTCCAGAGCCGTCTCCAATATCCGGCTGCTGACCATCTTGGTGTCTTCACTCCCAGACTGTGGGCATGTCCTCATGGCCGGCTCTGACTTTTTGGATATTCTTGCGGAAACATATCAGACGCATGAATCAGAGGACATTCGCAAGTCTCTGGTTGCCAATGTCTATGTTGGCTTAACCTCGTTATTGAAGGGCGCAAGGCCAAACCTTACTCTTTTGTTGGATCAATTATTTGGCCTAAAAGCCAGCATCGGCGTCGGCACGCCCAAAGTGAAGAGGGAGCCTACGCTCTTGTCAGACGTTATCTGCAGCTCAGATTTCCTATCCCGGCTCGAAAGATTTTTGGTCATGCAGCCCCAGAAACGGGGACAAGACCTCGTCTTAAGCCTCCGCGCATATCAAACTGATTCGAAACCATTCCATCACCGATATCAGAAACCAAAGAAACGAGTGAATAAAGGAAAAGGCCGAGCCTCGGATTTCCCTGTACCAGACGAGGTGCATGCTCATAGGATGTCTCTAGTCAGCCAAATTCAAGATCTCTTTCCCGACCTCGGCTCTGGCTATGTCGTGAGGCTGCTCGATCACTACGGCGACAACCCAGAAACAATCATCGCACACCTTCTCGATGCTTCCCTTCCGCCGGAACTTCAAGACCTAGACAAATCCGAACAACTTCCCCCTGTTCCAGCCACACAACGCGATCCCCTCCCTCCAAAGCCTACGCCTGCTTCGTTCTCACCCCCCGAGCCCCGCCGAAACGTCTTTGATAAAGACGTGGATCTCGCTGAATTGGCGCGTTCCGCTGATAACAAGACCATCCACTTCGGCCGCGCAAACCCCAGCCAAACAGCCGACGACATCCTAGCAGACCGCGGTAATCACGCCGCCAACAAAGCAGCCATCCTTTCTGCCCTCGCAGCCTTTGattccgatgacgacgaacGCGACGATACCTATGACGTCGCGGATGTCGGTGGCACCGTCGACGCCACAGACGACGGCACTGCAGAAGATCGTAAAAGCTCATCAACCGACGAATTCGATCTCACTCTCCTCCGCGCCTACAAGTCGACACCATCCCTGTTTGCACGTGATTCAGCAACGCGCCGATCCCAGCCCCGTAATGCTCTCAAGCGCGAGTCTGGTCTAACAGACGAAGCCATCGAGGGCTGGGCAGTCATGCTAAATCGTGATCCCAAACGACTTGCCATGTTGGAGAGTAAACtcgctctttcagctggtGGCGATGGAGGCGGGCTATCACAACCCGAAataccatcaacatcatacCGCCGGCCAAAAGGTGATGCAGATTCTGAGAGTGCAACTGAAGGCGAGACACCGACGTCTCAAAGGCCAGGATGGAACGGCTCTGCGCGGGGCcgtgggcgtgggcgtgGCGGCCCTCgtggaagaggacgaggtggTGGGAGCGGAGGAGGTCCGTCTGGAGACCAGAACTCAGCTGCTTCGcgacagagaaaagaagagaataaagCGAGTCGGGCGAACCACAATCGACGACAGCAGCGGGCTAAGAAAGTCgcaagagctggaggaatgGTTGGATAA
- a CDS encoding fatty acid desaturase (transcript_id=CADANIAT00005844) — protein sequence MASHTKDALLSRRYIEGQIAAGKHIIIFDDRVLKVDSWIKFHPGGDKSIKHMVGQDATDEINALHSVEARQRMLAFQIGRIQGPWVNFLPPIQGGKFRHYDENADSEEDDTSGQSQPPSPIFDAVDAAPGVRRQYASSETSVSTPASESSEPKPFFLDARTREEIVLDTAKYPSLDAKTQQDIKRRYRELNKRIEAEGLYDCNYFSYFIEACRYTLFAGLSYFFLRLGWYSVSAVFLGCFWHQLVFSAHDAGHIAITHNYQVDSIIGILIADFLGGLSLGWWKRSHNVHHIVTNEPEHDPDIEHMPFFAISHRFFMNLRSTYYDRVMYFDAFSNFMLKYQHYLYYPILLFGRFNLYRLSWEYLILGQGPRKGPAWWHRWFEIAGQIFFWIWFGYGVLYCSIPTWGSRLSFLFISHMVTAPVHVQITLSHFAMSTADLGVQESFPQKMLRTTMDVDCPTWLDFFHGGLQFQAIHHLYPRIPRHNLRRTQKLVLEFCRDTGIPYALFTFTDGNKEVIGRLGDIAKQVRILEECRKSCAQQGVFSNHH from the exons ATGGCATCCCATACAAAAGACGCGCTTCTGTCCCGACGCTACATCGAAGGCCAAATCGCTGCTGGGAAACATATTATCATCTTCGATGACCGCGTTCTCAAGGTCGACTCATGGATCAAGTTTCATCCTGGAGGAGACAAATCTATCAAGCATATGGTCGGTCAGGATGCTACGGACGAAATCAATGC GCTACACTCCGTAGAAGCTCGGCAGCGCATGCTAGCTTTCCAGATTGGCCGCATCCAAGGACCGTGGGTGAACTTTCTGCCTCCGATCCAGGGCGGGAAGTTCCGTCACTACGACGAAAACGCCGacagcgaggaagatgatacTTCTGGCCAGTCCCAGCCTCCGTCGCCCATTTTCGATGCTGTAGACGCCGCTCCTGGAGTTCGTCGACAGTATGCGTCCTCTGAAACCTCAGTCTCGACCCCCGCTAGCGAATCATCCGAACCAAAGCCCTTTTTCCTCGACGCTCGCACTCGGGAGGAAATCGTCCTTGACACCGCCAAGTATCCGTCTCTAGATGCGAAAACTCAGCAGGATATTAAACGGAGATATCGCGAATTGAACAAACGGATCGAAGCGGAAGGATTGTACGATTGCAACTATTTCTCATACTTCATCGAGGCGTGTCGATACACTCTGTTTGCTGGCTTGTCATACTTCTTCCTGCGCCTGGGGTGGTACTCGGTCTCTGCCGTTTTTCTGGGATGTTTCTGGCACCAATTGGTTTTCAGTGCACATGATGCAGGTCATATTGCCATCACGCACAACTACCAAGTGGACAGCATAATTGGCATACTTATTGCCGACTTCCTGGGAGGACTCAGCCTTGGATGGTGGAAAAGGAGCCACAATGTGCATCATATCGTAACCAACGAGCCCGAACATGATCCAGATATCGAGCATATGCCTTTTTTCGCCATTTCCCATCGCTTTTTCATGAACCTTCGAAGCACATACTATGACCGCGTCATGTACTTCGATGCCTTCTCCAATTTCATGCTCAAATACCAGCATTACCTTTACTACCCAATCCTCCTATTCGGCCGCTTCAACCTATACCGACTAAGCTGGGAATACCTTATCCTCGGCCAAGGACCACGAAAGGGGCCAGCCTGGTGGCACCGCTGGTTTGAAATCGCTGGCCAAATTTTCTTTTGGATCTGGTTCGGCTACGGGGTCCTCTACTGCTCGATCCCTACCTGGGGCAGCCGTCTTAGCTTCCTTTTTATTTCTCACATGGTCACTGCACCTGTCCACGTGCAGATTACACTCTCACATTTCGCCATGTCAACTGCGGACTTGGGTGTCCAGGAATCGTTTCCCCAGAAGATGCTCCGCACAACCATGGACGTCGACTGCCCGACCTGGCTAGACTTCTTCCACGGCGGACTTCAGTTCCAGGCCATCCATCATCTATACCCGCGCATTCCGCGTCACAACTTGCGCCGCACGCAGAAGCTTGTTCTAGAGTTCTGCCGTGACACGGGGATTCCATATGCGCTCTTCACTTTCACGGACGGTAATAAAGAAGTCATTGGTAGACTTGGTGATATTGCGAAGCAAGTTCGTATCCTTGAAGAGTGCAGGAAATCGTGTGCGCAACAGGGTGTTTTCTCGAATCACCATTAG
- a CDS encoding phosphoribomutase PRM15 (transcript_id=CADANIAT00005845): MASLEDSLSPLIQKWLEWDQSANIDQDPTTRSEIEQLRDTRQAAELEKRLRKRIQFGTAGLRGRMAAGFSCMNSLTVIQASQGLAKYLRENHGDFVHCGVVIGHDARHNSARFAVLAANAFIAQEIPVWFYSGPAVTPAVPFGVTDMRALAGVMVTASHATKCLVPPSSVFIFLLTSFSYFKNGCQINSPMDREISESIERNLEPWPNAWTESPTGKYFNPKTYEELLPRYTTRVWHYSKSTVQNWRYPKPFVYTPLHGVGGLVLPALCRSLGITDFTTVKEQAEPDPDFPTLPFPNPEENGALDLAVETADREGKSLIIANDPDADRFAAAEKVDGKWFFFTGNHMGALLASHLFDSLENIDTDTRVAVLNSAVSSTMLEKMARAKNIYFEESLTGFKWMGNTSRKLEESGYYVTFAFEEALGYMFPEVCYDKDGITAAMIFLSAQARWATQGLTPYTKLQQLFAEFGHHETLNNYFRSPNPETSMALFDAIRAGQFRSEMKLGPFKILRWRDMTEGYDSGTEDKTPRLPADKSSQMLTLWLDRDVRFTIRASGTEAKVKFYIESCGSSKQQAIDAVCDTLRAVVKEWIQPFAPSLTYSKQLPTSSGYTLQLD; this comes from the exons atggcctcccTCGAG GATTCGCTCTCCCCGCTGATTCAGAAATGGCTTGAGTGGGACCAG TCAGCTAATATCGACCAGGATCCCACCACCCGCTCGGAAATCGAGCAGCTTCGGGACACTAGGCAAGCCGCAGAGCTAGAGAAACGCCTGCGGAAGC GCATCCAGTTTGGCACGGCCGGTTTGCGCGGCCGCATGGCTGCTGGGTTTTCATGCATGAATTCTCTAACAGTCATCCAGGCGTCGCAGGGTTTGGCCAAGTACTTGCGGGAAAACCATGGCGACTTTGTACATTGCGGGGTGGTCATCGGTCATGATGCCCGCCACAACTCAGCAAGATTCGCGGTTCTGGCCGCGAATGCTTTTATTGCCCAGGAGATTCCAGTTTGGTTCTATTCAGGGCCGGCCGTTACTCCGGCCGTGCCCTTTGGCGTGACCGACATGCGTGCCCTTGCAGGTGTCATGGTCACAGCGAGTCAT GCTACAAAGTGTCTGGTTCCACCTTCCAGCgtttttatttttctcctAACATCGTTCAGTTATTTCAAGAATGGCTGCCAAATTAACTCCCCTATGGACAGAGAGATCTCCGAATCAATTGAGCGGAATCTAGAGCCATGGCCCAACGCCTGGACTGAGTCACCAACCGGCAAATACTTCAATCCCAAAACTTATGAAGAGCTGCTTCCACGTTACACCACTCGAGTCTGGCATTACTCT AAATCCACCGTTCAAAACTGGAGGTACCCAAAGCCATTTGTTTACACCCCTTTGCATGGCGTCGGAGGACTGGTGCTTCCCGCCCTGTGCCGCTCATTAGGCATCACGGATTTCACGACAGTAAAGGAGCAGGCGGAACCAGACCCTGACTTCCCAACGTTACCCTTCCCAAATCCGGAGGAAAACGGAGCGCTAGATCTTGCAGTTGAGACGGCTGACCGGGAAGGTAAATCTCTTATCATTGCTAACGATCCAGATGCCGATCGATTTGCTGCAGCCGAGAAAGTCGA CGGCAAATGGTTTTTCTTCACTGGTAATCATATGGGAGCTCTTTTGGCGTCTCATCTATTCGATTCGCTCGAGAATATTGATACTGACACGCGAGTTGCTGTTCTGAATTCCGCCGTTTCCTCCACAATGCTTGAGAAAATGGCAAGGGCTAAGAATATCTACTTTGAAGAATCCCTCACAGGCTTCAAGTGGATGGGAAATACATCTCGCAAACTGGAGGAGTCAGGATACTACGTTACCTTTGCATTTGAGGAGGCTCTCGGTTATATGTTCCCGGAGGTTTGCTACGACAAGGACGGGATTACGGCGGCTAtgatcttcctctccgcCCAAGCCAGATGGGCCACGCAAGGTCTCACCCCTTACACTAAACTGCAACAATTATTCGCCGAATTCGGACACCATGAGACGCTTAACAATTACTTCCGCTCGCCGAATCCAGAGACAAGCATGGCGCTATTCGACGCGATTAGAGCTGGTCAGTTCAGATCAGAAATGAAGCTGGGGCCGTTCAAAATCCTTCGATGGCGAGATATGACAGAGGGTTATGATTCCGGCACGGAAGACAAGACACCCCGGCTTCCCGCTGATAAGAGCAGTCAGATGCTGACCCTGTGGCTTGATCGGGACGTACGGTTCACAATTCGCGCATCAGGCACCGAAGCCAAGGTTAAAT TCTACATTGAGAGCTGTGGCTCGTCTAAGCAACAAGCCATCGACGCTGTCTGTGATACCCTCCGGGCAGTCGTCAAGGAATGGATCCAGCCTTTTGCCCCGTCATTGACCTATAGCAAGCAACTTCCCACATCATCTGGATACACTCTTCAGCTTGATTAG
- a CDS encoding putative MFS monosaccharide transporter (transcript_id=CADANIAT00005846), with amino-acid sequence MSDQISSWNVVHKFEKRGLLIAINCVAALSILFFGYDQGMMSGVNNSKDYIDLMGFGYTEMKDGHPSPVVTNSLLQGGIVSVYYLGTLFGALVGGWTGDKVGRIKTIAFGSVWAMFGAALQCSAQNHDWMICARFINGIGTGILNAIVPVWATETAEHTSRGQFIAIEFTLNIFGVVLAYWLEFGLSFIDNGASPFRWRFPIAFQIIFLLVLFAAVWFFPESPRWLVKVGREQEARYILGRLRGSSGEDAIRAEAEFQDILSVAEAERSMGHSTSYLAMLFGYKTGKLHLGRRVQLVVWLQIMQEWVGIAGVDCLCPDYFQHCRIRFHEESMDQRFKQRLLHEQFATMICVFTLDRIGRRWTLYWGAAAQGIAMFLAGGFSRVSIDARDAGNMARAESFGAAAASMVFVFTAVFGATWLTVPWIYPAEIYPLAVRAKGNAWGVVGWSIGNGWLTLLCPVMFEAIGEKTLYVFAASNVIAIPMVWALYPESNQRTLEDMDLLFAADTPWVWDAEKTFARLKAENPGFIETAARKNSVLDEEAAKSVTLAHRETVA; translated from the exons ATGAGTGATCAAATATCCTCGTGGAATGTCGTCCACAAGTTCGAAAAGCGCGGCCTTCTCATCGCCATTAACTGCGTGGCTGCCCTGTCAATCCTTTTCTTTGGATATGACCAGGGTATGATGTCTGGAGTGAACAACTCCAAGGACTATATCGATCTCATGGGGTTTGGCTATACGGAGATGAAGGATGGCCACCCTTCCCCCGTGGTGACCAACAGTCTGCTCCAAGGCGGCATCGTCAGTGTCTATTATTTAGGTACGCTCTTCGGTGCGCTGGTTGGCGGTTGGACTGGAGACAAGGTTGGTAGAATCAAGACGATTGCCTTCGGCTCAGTCTGGGCCATGTTTGGGGCCGCTCTACAGTGCTCAGCCCAGAACCACGACTGGATGATCTGCG CGCGATTTATAAACGGAATTGGAACCGGAATACTCAACGCGATTGTTCCCGTATGGGCGACCGAGACTGCAGAACACACGAGTCGTGGCCAGTTCATTGCAATCGAGTTCACACTGAACATCTTCGGTGTCGTGCTCGCATATTGGCTTGAATT CGGCCTGTCTTTCATCGATAACGGCGCATCGCCCTTCCGCTGGCGCTTCCCGATCGCGTTCCaaatcatcttcttgctcgtTCTATTCGCCGCCGTTTGGTTCTTCCCGGAATCCCCACGTTGGTTGGTGAAGGTTGGTcgggagcaggaggctcGGTATATTCTGGGTAGGCTGCGTGGCAGCAGCGGTGAAGATGCCATCCGGGCCGAGGCCGAGTTCCAGGATATTCTCAGCGTcgcggaggcagagaggTCCATGGGCCACAGCACGTCTTACCTGGCTATGCTTTTCGGATACAAGACCGGGAAGTTGCATCTTGGCCGCCGGGTTCAACTTGTGGTATGGCTACAGATCATGCAGGAGTGGGTTGGTATTGCCGGTGTTGACTGTTT ATGCCCCGACTATTTTCAGCATTGCAGGATTCGATTCCATGAAGAGTCAATGGATCAGCGGTTTAAACAACGTCTTTTACATG AACAGTTTGCTACTATGATCTGTGTCTTTACTCTCGACCGAATCGGCCGTCGGTGGACTTTGTACTGGGGAGCTGCAGCCCAAGGAATCGCCATGTTCCTTGCTGGGGGTTTCTCACGTGTTTCGATCGACGCACGAGATGCGGGCAACATGGCGCGAGCTGAATCATTCGGTGCTGCTGCAGCGTCCATGGTTTTTGTATTCACCGCGGTCTTCGGAGCCACCTGGCTCACAGTGCCTTGGATCTATCCTGCGGAGATTTATCCATTAGCCGTCCGTGCAAAGGGTAATGCCTGGGGTGTTGTCGGCTGGAGTATTGGAAACGGATGGTTG ACCCTCCTCTGCCCTGTGATGTTTGAAGCCATCGGGGAGAAGACCCTCTACGTATTCGCTGCCAGCAACGTGATCGCGATTCCAATGGTCTGGGCATTATACCCAGAGAGTAACCAGCGGACGCTAGAGGATATGGACCTGCTATTCGCTGCTGATACGCCTTGGGTGTGGGATGCAGAGAAGACATTTGCCCGCCTCAAGGCTGAGAACCCCGGGTTTATTGAGACCGCCGCGCGGAAGAATAGCGtgctggatgaggaggctgcCAAGTCGGTGACTCTGGCGCATCGTGAAACTGTCGCTTGA
- a CDS encoding translocon subunit SSS1 (transcript_id=CADANIAT00005847) — MSEQVQELLNIPQEFLRDGMQFVNRSQKPDKREFIKISQAVGTGFLIMGFIGYIVKLIHIPVNNVLVGGA; from the exons ATGTCCGAACAAGTACAGGAATTGCTCAACATCCCTCAGGAGTTCCTTCGCGATGGAATGCAGTTTGTGAACCGCAGTCAGAAGC CCGACAAGCGCGAGTTCATCAAAATCAGCCAGGCCGTTGGCACCGGATTCCTGATTATGGGGTTTATTGGCTACATTGTTAAGCTGA TCCACATTCCTGTGAACAATGTCCTTGTCGGTGGCGCTTAA
- a CDS encoding uncharacterized protein (transcript_id=CADANIAT00005848) encodes MTRAGSDAVIAAAAGSEKDLHCRLRCSWFRWCIAAARIPRARAVLKDVMSKLRPSLESQYNYDMRVDSLLDPSVDDTVIGPAENNGQQMTAIPVNFESGQLPFLVVKHGGLSLLAWNFWTSSLAMLPTVLRQPVWLCMPFVQQPDPGREWGVAFHLQPADGSLEPRGSFADVAFLRKVKLEALRLV; translated from the exons ATGACGCGGGCTGGAAGTGATGCGGTGATAGCTGCAGCAGCCGGCTCTGAGAAAGACCTCCATT GTAGGCTTCGCTGCAGCTGGTTTCGGTGGTGCATTGCCGCCGCGCGTATACCCAGAGCCAGGGCTGTCCTCAAGGATGTGATGTCCAAATTGAGGCCCTCGCTGGAGTCCCAATACAATTATGATATGCGTGTCGATAGCTTGCTCGACCCGTCCGTCGATGATACAGTTATTGGTCCTGCCGAGAACAATGGCCAGCAGATGACAGCCATACCGGTAAACTTTGAATCAGGCCAACTACCGTTCTTGGTTGTTAAGCATGGCGGCCTGTCTCTACTTGCATGGAATTTTTGGACGTCTTCACTTGCGATGCTTCCGACAGTCCTGCGCCAACCCGTGTGGCTTTGCATGCCATTTGTACAACAGCCTGACCCCGGACGAGAATGGGGAGTTGcatttcatcttcaaccagcTGATGGATCTCTAGAGCCCCGGGGATCTTTTGCCGATGTTGCTTTTCTCCGAAAGGTAAAATTGGAAGCTCTTCGGCTTGTTTAA
- a CDS encoding MGMT family protein (transcript_id=CADANIAT00005849), giving the protein MTLLCSRMGNGLAEADTYKKIDKRQEYEAVPVDQTQILAKKVIQHPALTPFRKSLYLALLQIPPGQWTTYAALAKHTNSSARAVGTAMRLNPFAPGVPCHRVLASDGTLGGYMGTPSASVSARSKGSGKGIEKGGNLERKRRMLEEEGVKFDLKGRVIGTAFVAFRS; this is encoded by the exons ATGACCCTGTTGTGTTCTAGGATGGGTAATGGCTTGGCCGAGGCTGATACATACAAA AAAATCGACAAGAGGCAGGAGTACGAAGCTGTTCCAGTGGACCAA ACTCAAATCCTAGCAAAGAAAGTAATCCAACACCCTGCCTTAACGCCTTTCCGCAAGTCCCTCTACCTGGCTCTCCTGCAGATCCCGCCGGGTCAATGGACAACCTACGCTGCGCTGGCCAAGCACACAAACTCCAGCGCTAGGGCGGTTGGGACGGCAATGCGACTCAATCCGTTTGCGCCGGGGGTGCCCTGTCATCGGGTTCTGGCCAGTGATGGAACGCTGGGTGGGTACATGGGAACGCCGTCTGCATCGGTCTCGGCGCGATCAAAGGGCTCCGGGAAGGGAATTGAAAAGGGAGGTAatctggagaggaagaggaggatgcttgaagaggagggggtGAAGTTCGACTTGAAGGGACGCGTTATAGGGACGGCTTTTGTCGCGTTTCGTTCTTAA